CCGCGTAATCCACCCCGTGAAAGTAGAGGTAGCTGCCGCTGCCGCACAAAATATCCCGCCCCGCCAGGGAGGCAATGGCGTTATTATGGTTATCCGCCGTAAGAAACCGGGCCTGGGGCGGAGTGCTTTCCCGCGCAAATGCCGCCGCTTTTACCGATGCGGACGAGAACAGCTCGTAATCGCTCACCGCCTCGCGCCCCAGGGTCAGTACCCCCGACAGGCAGAGCGCCGTCAGCGTCAGAGCGGCGATATACACCCGTCCGCGGATGCCCCGCAGGCGGTCGTACACGTCCACCAGCAGGATACCGACGATGCCGCAGCCCAAAAGGTGCCAAACGTAAAGCAGCTTATTGTTATCATAGGTATTGGGCTGGAAGACCACAAATTCGCAAAGAATCAGGATGGGCAGGCCCGCCAGATAAAACCAGCGGTTGCGCGCATCCGCATGCAAAAACGCAGGAATCAGCAGTAAAAAGGTCAGCCCGATATTTTTGATGTAGAACCAGAGGTATTCATCCTGGGTATTGGCCCAGTTGAGGTGCAGCCGTAAAAATCCCTCGGCCGAGGATTGACGAAAGGTAAAGGCGAAAAGCTGGGGCAGCGCCAGGCAGAGGGCCAGCGCGCCGTACGCCAGATAGGGTTTTAGCGCCCCCCACCGGCACCGGCCCTTTGCCGCCGCCCGCAAAAAGAGCACGAGGCTGATGATCCCCAACGCTAAAAAGGAGTGGGTATGGATCAGCGGCAGGCAGCCCGCCAGCAGCCCCAGCGGCAAAAAGTAACGTCTTTGCCCCTCAAAGGCCGCCCGGTAGAGCAGGTACAGGCAGGCAAAGAGCACCGCCCACCCGAACAGCGTGGCCCGCTGAGGGATCATAAGGTCGCAGATCGGGTTGACCCAGAGCACGTTGTGGCTGGTATAGTTGGTGGGCGTTTCATAAAAAGCGGTAAAGATGCGGGTAAAGTTCCCCGGATCCGAGCGCAGCAGATCTAAAAAATAAGCAAAGCCAAACCCGCCGCCCACGAAAAACAGCAGCGTGCAAAGCACGGCCTTGCGCGCATCTCCCCGGGCCATACGGCGGAAAAGCAGATACGCGCCCAGAAAGACGCAGCCCATGGCCAGCAGCATGGGCAAGATATAGCTAAAGCGCAGGTCCATCCCCAGCGCGTACAGCCCGGCCGAATTGGTCTCGCATAAAAAAGGATAGCCGATGGGTACTTCCCCCGCCAACAGCGGATAGACCGGCGGAAAGCGGCCCGTTTCGGCTAAAGAGGTGATAAAGGCCAGGTGCATGGCCATATCGCCATAGGTGCTCTGGCCGCTGTGCAGCGCGCCGGCCGCATCGGGCCGCAGCACATGGGTAAAGGTGAGGGTAAAGGCCACCGCGCAGAGCAGGCCCACGGTCATCAGCAGCGGCACTTCCCGCCGGCTGAGCCTCCAAAACCGCGGCAGGCCGCGCGCCCGCCCAAAGCGCCCCCAGGGCAGGCAGGCCGCCCCTAAGACCAGTGCCGTTCCCGCGGCGCACAGGTTGGCCTGGGCCGTAAAGCCCCATAAAAACGCCCAGAGCGCGGGCAGCACAGCGCAAAAAACCGTAGCCCATACGCCGCCCAAAAGCAGCCGGGCCGCGCGCCCTTCGCCCTTAAAAAAGCGAAACGAAAGCGCCAGGCCGCCAAACAGGTACGCCGCGCACGCCAATCCCGCCATCTGCGCCTCCTTTCCCCGGGCCATGCACGATGTAGGCCGGGTCTGCTTATTTTGCAAAAGCTACAGTTTATTATACCGTTTTCCACGGCGCAGCCGCAAGATGCCCTCAAAAGAATAGTAAAGCGCAAGACTGGCCATCTTATCCTTGATTCATATAATAAAGGAGGCCTTGGCATGGGTTCGATCTGGGAGCGGGATGTGCTGCAAAAAGAATTGCCCGCGCTGCAAGAGGATAAGCAATGCGACGTGGCGGTCGTCGGCGCTGGGATGGCCGGCCTTTTGGCCGCCTTTTACCTGCAACAGGCGGGGCTGAAGGTTATCGTACTGGAGGCGGACAAGGTGGCCCGGGGGCAAACAGCCGGCACCACCGCTAAGATCACCGCCCAACACGGAAAATTTTACGCTAATTTGGAAAAAACGCTGGGGCCCCGCGCCGCGGCTACCTACGCCCAGGCTAACCTGTGGGCTATAAGCCAGTACCAAACGCTGATCGAGCAGCGGCACATCGACTGCGGCTTTTCCCGCCGCACGGCCTACCTTTATACCCGTGGTACGGATCTGGAGCCGCTGGAAAGGGAGCTTGCCGCCGCGCGCCGCGCAGGGATCAACGCCCAGATCGCCCACCCGCAGGAGCTGCCCTTTGCCATCGGCGGGGCGTTGGCCTTTCCGAATCAGGCCCAGTTCCATCCCCTGCGCTTTTTGCAGGCGCTATGCGCCACCCTTGAGATCTATGAGCACAGCCCCGTGACGGTCGAGGGCACGCATGTGCTCCGAACCCCCGGCGGCCGGGTGCGCGCCGGGCAGGTGATCTTTACCTGCCACTTCCCTTTTGTCAATTACCCCGGGCTGTTTTTCGCCCGCATGCACGTGCAGCGCAGCTATGTTCTGGCGCTTTCAGGCGCGCCGGCGTTACAGGGGATGTATTTAGATGAGCAGGAGGACGGCCTGTCCCTACGCAGCGCGGGCGACTATCTGCTGCTGGGCGGCTGCGGCCACCGCACAGGCGAGATGGGGCCGGCTAACGGCTACGCCCCGCTGCGGGCCGCGGCCAAGGCGCTGTACCCCCAGGCGCGAGAGGTTGCCGCCTGGGCGGCGCAGGACGGCATCCCCGCCGATGGGCTGCCCTATATCGGCCGCTATTCGCCCCGCAAAAGCGACTGGTTCGTGGCCTGCGGCTTTAAAAAGTGGGGGATGTCCACCTCTATGGTGGCCGCCTCCATCCTTTCGGACCTGATCCTGGAGCGGGAAAATCCCTGGGCCTGGCTGTTTGACCCCCACCGGTTGCACCTGCGCGCCGGGGCAAAAAATCTGGTAAAAGATGGCGGCAAGAGCGTGCGCTATCTGTTTTCTGGCGCCTTTCCCCGCGCCAGCTGTACGCCTCGGCAGGTGCAGCCGGGGGCGGCGGGCATCGTACGGGCGCGGGGCGGCCACTACGGCCTGTACCGGGACGAGGCGGGCAGGGCGCATTATGTTTCCATCCGCTGCCCGCACCTGGGGTGCCACCTGCAATGGAACGGGCAGGATAAAAGCTGGGACTGCCCCTGCCACGGTTCGCGCTTTGATATTGACGGAAAACTCATAAACAATCCGGCTCAGCAGGGGCTTTTAGCCTGGCAGGAGGATAGCTGAGCTGCTTTTTATGATCGATTTTTTGGCGGTTCACCCACACTTTGGCACGGGTAGTTTGCCCGCCCCGCAGCCATAATAGAGGTAGAGCAGCAAGGCCCCGGGCGGCAGGTTGCCCGGGGCTTATTTTATATCGTAGGAGAGGATAAACGTGGAGGTGGCGAGGATTCAAAGTCAATTTGTCATGCGCGCCGCAGGGCCGCTGCACGGCAAAGTTCAGATCGATTCGGCAAAAAACGCGGTATTGCCCCTGATGGCCGCGGCCCTTTTGGCCCAGGGGCCGGTGATCCTGGAGGAGGTGCCGGATATCCGCGACGTGCGGAACATGGCCCAGGTGCTGCGCTGTTATGGCGCAACTGTACAGCGGGAGGGCCGCGCCCTGCGCATCGAAACCCAAAAGCCCTGCAGCGGCTGTGAAGAAGTGGAAAAATGGAGCCGCGAGCTGCGCGCCTCCTTTCTGGTTGCCGGGCCGGCGCTGGCCCGCTGCGGCAGCGTCCGGGTATCCATGCCCGGCGGGTGCAATATCGGTTCCCGGCCGGTGGACCTGCATTTAAAAGGTTTGGCGGAGCTGGGCGCTTCAGTCGAGCAGCGCCACGGCATCGTGACCCTTACGGCGGAAAAGCTGACCGGCGCGGAGATTCACCTGGACTACCCCAGCGTGGGCGCGACCGAGAATATCCTGATGGCCGCCGTGCTGGCCCAGGGGCAGACGGTGATCGTCAACGCCGCCACCGAGCCGGAGGTAGAAGATCTGGCGGCGTTTTTGCGCACCATGGGCGCTAAGATCGACGGTTTGGGGCAGGACACCCTGACCATTACCGGCGTAGAAGCCTTAAACGGCGTGCGCTATACCCCTATCCCCGACCGGATCGAGGCCGGTACGCTGATGATCGCCACGGCTGTAGCGGGCGGGGATGTGACCTTGCAGCGGGTCATCCCCGAGCACTTGAGCCCGGTCACCGCCAAACTGCAGCAGGCCGGCGCGCAGATCGACCAGCAGCCCGGTTCCCTTCGGGTGGTGATGCAGGGGCGGCCTAAGGCGGTGGATATCAAGGCCATGCCTCATCCCGGCTTCCCCACCGATCTGCAGGCGCTGATCTGCGCCATGGACGCAGTGGCTGAAGGGACGGGCGTGGTCACCGAGACGGTGTTTGAAAACCGCTTTACGCACCTGGGCGAGCTGCTGCGCATGGGCGCCCAGGTCCAGTTGGAGGATCGCAGCGCCGTAATCACCGGCACCTGGCCGCTGAGCGGCACGCGGGTGACCGCGCCCGATCTGCGGGGCGGGGCGGCGCTGGTGCTGGCCGGCCTGGTCGCCCAGGGCGAAACCGTGGTAGACGGGGCCGAGCTCATCGACCGGGGCTATCAGGGCCTGGAGCTATCGCTGGCCGCGCTGGGGGCGGATATCCACCGCGAGGCGCTACCCCAGGGTACTGATGGCGATGCCGGTGTAATAATGCAGTAAGATCTCCTTGTAGTCAGAGCCATTTTTAGCCATGGCATCCGCGCCTACCTGGCTCATGCCCACGCCATGGCCGTAACCATGGGTCAGGATGGTGACCTGATCGCCCGAAAAACTGATCTCAAAATTGGTGGAATCCAGCCCCAGCAAGGATCTAAAGGTGGTCCCGCTCATGGTGGCGCCGCCCAGACGCAGTTGCAGGACCCGTCCGCTGCCCGAGCGGTTGCTGGCATCCACCTGTTCTTGTAACGCGTCCGCCTTTAGGCCCGCTTTGGGCAGGGCGGCGTTTACTTTTTGGGCAAAAGCCTGCGCCGAAAGGGTGACGCTGCGCTGGTAATGGGGCGCTCCCTCCTCCCCCGCGCTCTCCACCGCCTTAAGGTAGGGCAGATCCTGGGTAAAGACCAAAGCGCAGTCCTCGGTCATTCCCCCGCTGGTGGAGTGGAAAAATGCCTGGATCAGCTCCCCATTATAGGTGGCCACCTGCCCGCGGGTCTGCTCCACGGCGGAGCGTATCTTTTCCTCATTGGCCTGGGCCTGTGCGCCCCAGTTACTTTGGCGTTTTTCCGGGGAGATATAGGCCTGGCAATGGGCGTAATTGGTGCAGGCATCCGCCCCCTGGGGGCAGCCGGCGCTCTGCCCACCAAATGCAGGCAGGTGGCGGCAGACAAAGGTGCGCGCGGCCACTGCCTGGGCCTTTAGCGCCTCTATCTCAAAGCTGGCCGGCATTTCGGCGGCGACAACGCCGCAGATATATTCTTCAAGATCCAGCTCAATCATGCTATTGCTCTGTGTATTATACACTTTCAGCGTGGGATTGGGTGCATCGGCCTGCCCCTGGCCCACGGAGACCTCGATAGGGCTGCGGCCAGTGGCGGCCGCGTGCGTGAAAAGGTTGACGCTGCCGCGGTCCCCGGCAAAAAGTAGGGGCGGCAGCAGTATAAACAAAAGCGCGATGAGCAATAATAGTAAAAGCTTTCCACCCAGGGTCACCTTACGGCGGCCCTGCACACGGCGGCGCTGGACGCTGGGGCGCATACGCCCCTGGCGGATGGGAACGGTTGAACGCATGGGCGACGGCCTCCTTTGGCTTATTTTTTCAGCTGCG
Above is a genomic segment from Luoshenia tenuis containing:
- a CDS encoding DUF2298 domain-containing protein, which produces MAGLACAAYLFGGLALSFRFFKGEGRAARLLLGGVWATVFCAVLPALWAFLWGFTAQANLCAAGTALVLGAACLPWGRFGRARGLPRFWRLSRREVPLLMTVGLLCAVAFTLTFTHVLRPDAAGALHSGQSTYGDMAMHLAFITSLAETGRFPPVYPLLAGEVPIGYPFLCETNSAGLYALGMDLRFSYILPMLLAMGCVFLGAYLLFRRMARGDARKAVLCTLLFFVGGGFGFAYFLDLLRSDPGNFTRIFTAFYETPTNYTSHNVLWVNPICDLMIPQRATLFGWAVLFACLYLLYRAAFEGQRRYFLPLGLLAGCLPLIHTHSFLALGIISLVLFLRAAAKGRCRWGALKPYLAYGALALCLALPQLFAFTFRQSSAEGFLRLHLNWANTQDEYLWFYIKNIGLTFLLLIPAFLHADARNRWFYLAGLPILILCEFVVFQPNTYDNNKLLYVWHLLGCGIVGILLVDVYDRLRGIRGRVYIAALTLTALCLSGVLTLGREAVSDYELFSSASVKAAAFARESTPPQARFLTADNHNNAIASLAGRDILCGSGSYLYFHGVDYAEAHAALRQLYEQPTNELLEQWGIDYVLIGAYERGGYAVEEDFYARSFPVVYDDGQGTLIYDVRTRAVG
- a CDS encoding FAD-dependent oxidoreductase, coding for MGSIWERDVLQKELPALQEDKQCDVAVVGAGMAGLLAAFYLQQAGLKVIVLEADKVARGQTAGTTAKITAQHGKFYANLEKTLGPRAAATYAQANLWAISQYQTLIEQRHIDCGFSRRTAYLYTRGTDLEPLERELAAARRAGINAQIAHPQELPFAIGGALAFPNQAQFHPLRFLQALCATLEIYEHSPVTVEGTHVLRTPGGRVRAGQVIFTCHFPFVNYPGLFFARMHVQRSYVLALSGAPALQGMYLDEQEDGLSLRSAGDYLLLGGCGHRTGEMGPANGYAPLRAAAKALYPQAREVAAWAAQDGIPADGLPYIGRYSPRKSDWFVACGFKKWGMSTSMVAASILSDLILERENPWAWLFDPHRLHLRAGAKNLVKDGGKSVRYLFSGAFPRASCTPRQVQPGAAGIVRARGGHYGLYRDEAGRAHYVSIRCPHLGCHLQWNGQDKSWDCPCHGSRFDIDGKLINNPAQQGLLAWQEDS
- the spoIID gene encoding stage II sporulation protein D, coding for MRSTVPIRQGRMRPSVQRRRVQGRRKVTLGGKLLLLLLIALLFILLPPLLFAGDRGSVNLFTHAAATGRSPIEVSVGQGQADAPNPTLKVYNTQSNSMIELDLEEYICGVVAAEMPASFEIEALKAQAVAARTFVCRHLPAFGGQSAGCPQGADACTNYAHCQAYISPEKRQSNWGAQAQANEEKIRSAVEQTRGQVATYNGELIQAFFHSTSGGMTEDCALVFTQDLPYLKAVESAGEEGAPHYQRSVTLSAQAFAQKVNAALPKAGLKADALQEQVDASNRSGSGRVLQLRLGGATMSGTTFRSLLGLDSTNFEISFSGDQVTILTHGYGHGVGMSQVGADAMAKNGSDYKEILLHYYTGIAISTLG
- the murA gene encoding UDP-N-acetylglucosamine 1-carboxyvinyltransferase — encoded protein: MRAAGPLHGKVQIDSAKNAVLPLMAAALLAQGPVILEEVPDIRDVRNMAQVLRCYGATVQREGRALRIETQKPCSGCEEVEKWSRELRASFLVAGPALARCGSVRVSMPGGCNIGSRPVDLHLKGLAELGASVEQRHGIVTLTAEKLTGAEIHLDYPSVGATENILMAAVLAQGQTVIVNAATEPEVEDLAAFLRTMGAKIDGLGQDTLTITGVEALNGVRYTPIPDRIEAGTLMIATAVAGGDVTLQRVIPEHLSPVTAKLQQAGAQIDQQPGSLRVVMQGRPKAVDIKAMPHPGFPTDLQALICAMDAVAEGTGVVTETVFENRFTHLGELLRMGAQVQLEDRSAVITGTWPLSGTRVTAPDLRGGAALVLAGLVAQGETVVDGAELIDRGYQGLELSLAALGADIHREALPQGTDGDAGVIMQ